In Nonomuraea sp. NBC_00507, the following are encoded in one genomic region:
- a CDS encoding alpha-L-rhamnosidase, producing MSQSPHDLQIDSSGDQFVVSGPAPRLSWKLPREWSGQDGYDLQLRVDGVETVVENVVSARHLFLEWPLPPLRSRQCVAWRVRTHRGGRSSEWSPWHAFESALLDGDWSARWISPQEDDKQRRPAYVLAGGVELRDDIASARLYSTALGVYEAFVNGTRVGTAELAPGWTSYADTLHAQAADVTALLRGGVNDLEILLSDGWFRGSVGTWRKRDSWGTVTAARLQLHVRYADGTETVAVTGEEWTSRPGAIVAADLMNGQTTDFTAERGTTRPALVDAVSAPPISWSPAPPVRRVEQLPARSVTRHDDGASIVDFGQNASGWITLTDLGPAGTRTVIDHGEHLDPAGDLTTTHLDSQKPGEAAIPFVQRDEVVSSGRPGEVFEPRHTVHGFRYARISRAVDPASVTMHVVHTDLRPTATFTCSDDDLNRLHEAARWSFRGNAVDIPTDCPTRERLGWTGDYQIFAPTAARLYDVDGFSRKWLRSVRDDQLDDGRVVNSSPDANRLKTHDDPMANAITGSAGWGDAIVHVPWVLYETYGDLGALTENWPAMRRWVEWALATARTARHPSRVERSAGPLPHEEFIWDGSFHWGEWTEPKQRAADGSLIDPVMSDPIAWYTADKGEVGTAYLYRSVRTLATVAEVLGHADDAAHYRETAEKVRRAWQSEFLDAEGRTKSGTQAGYVRALAFDLVPEDLRDKAAWHLVALIDAAGGHLTTGFLSTADLLPVLADTGHPDVAYRLLRQRTSPSWLGMLDRGATTIWEDWDGVSEDGSATASLNHYSKGAVIRFLHTHTLGLRQAAGSVAWESFLVAPVLNDAITWAEGTFDSPQGRIAVAWRIQDDHLTISVDVPGGSQAQVRFPDGTTFHTGPGRFSRRHPLS from the coding sequence ATGAGCCAATCGCCCCATGACCTGCAGATCGACAGCAGCGGAGACCAGTTCGTCGTCTCGGGGCCCGCGCCCCGGCTGTCGTGGAAGCTGCCGCGGGAATGGAGCGGGCAGGACGGCTACGATCTCCAGTTGCGCGTGGACGGCGTCGAGACGGTGGTGGAGAACGTCGTCTCGGCCCGGCATTTGTTCCTCGAGTGGCCGCTGCCGCCCTTGCGCAGCCGGCAGTGCGTCGCCTGGCGTGTTCGCACGCACAGGGGCGGACGGTCGTCCGAGTGGTCGCCCTGGCACGCGTTCGAGTCGGCCCTGCTGGACGGGGACTGGTCGGCGCGTTGGATCTCCCCGCAGGAGGACGACAAGCAACGGCGTCCGGCGTACGTTCTCGCCGGCGGTGTGGAGCTGCGGGACGACATCGCCTCGGCTCGGCTCTACTCCACCGCGCTCGGCGTCTATGAGGCGTTCGTCAACGGTACGCGGGTAGGGACGGCCGAGCTGGCGCCGGGGTGGACGTCGTATGCCGACACGCTCCACGCGCAGGCCGCGGACGTGACGGCGCTGCTCCGCGGCGGCGTCAACGACCTGGAGATCCTGCTGTCGGACGGCTGGTTCCGGGGCAGCGTCGGCACCTGGCGCAAGCGCGACTCCTGGGGCACCGTCACCGCGGCCAGGCTCCAGCTCCACGTCCGCTACGCCGACGGCACCGAGACGGTCGCGGTCACCGGCGAGGAGTGGACCTCGCGCCCCGGCGCCATCGTCGCCGCCGACCTCATGAACGGCCAGACGACGGACTTCACCGCCGAACGCGGCACGACCCGGCCCGCGCTCGTCGATGCGGTCAGCGCGCCGCCGATCAGCTGGTCCCCGGCCCCTCCGGTGCGGCGGGTCGAGCAGCTTCCCGCGCGTTCGGTGACCCGGCACGACGACGGCGCGTCCATCGTGGACTTCGGCCAGAACGCCTCCGGCTGGATCACCCTCACCGACCTCGGCCCGGCCGGTACGCGTACCGTGATCGACCACGGCGAGCACCTGGACCCGGCCGGGGACCTGACGACGACACATCTGGACAGCCAGAAGCCGGGTGAGGCGGCGATCCCGTTCGTGCAGCGCGACGAAGTCGTCTCCTCCGGAAGGCCCGGCGAGGTGTTCGAGCCCCGGCACACGGTGCACGGCTTCCGCTACGCGCGCATCTCCCGCGCCGTGGACCCGGCGAGCGTGACCATGCACGTCGTGCACACCGACCTGCGCCCGACCGCCACCTTCACCTGCAGCGACGACGACCTCAACCGCCTGCATGAGGCGGCCCGCTGGAGCTTCCGCGGCAACGCCGTCGACATCCCGACCGACTGCCCCACCCGCGAGCGCCTCGGCTGGACGGGCGACTACCAGATCTTCGCACCGACCGCCGCGCGCCTGTACGACGTGGACGGCTTCAGCCGCAAGTGGCTGCGCTCGGTCCGCGACGACCAGCTCGACGACGGCCGCGTGGTCAACTCCTCCCCCGACGCCAACCGGCTCAAGACCCACGACGACCCGATGGCGAACGCGATCACCGGCTCGGCCGGCTGGGGCGACGCCATCGTCCACGTCCCGTGGGTGCTCTACGAGACCTACGGCGACCTGGGCGCCCTCACCGAGAACTGGCCCGCGATGCGGCGCTGGGTCGAGTGGGCACTCGCCACCGCCCGCACCGCCCGGCACCCCTCCCGCGTCGAACGCTCGGCCGGCCCACTCCCCCACGAGGAGTTCATCTGGGACGGCTCCTTCCACTGGGGAGAGTGGACCGAGCCGAAGCAGCGCGCTGCCGACGGATCCCTCATCGACCCTGTGATGAGCGACCCCATCGCCTGGTACACCGCCGACAAGGGCGAGGTCGGCACCGCCTACCTGTACCGCTCCGTACGCACTCTCGCCACCGTCGCCGAGGTGCTGGGCCACGCCGACGACGCGGCCCATTACCGCGAAACGGCCGAGAAGGTGCGCCGGGCGTGGCAGAGCGAGTTCCTCGACGCCGAGGGCCGCACGAAGTCCGGCACCCAGGCCGGCTATGTACGCGCCCTCGCCTTCGACCTCGTGCCCGAGGACCTGCGCGACAAGGCCGCCTGGCACCTGGTTGCCCTCATCGACGCGGCCGGTGGCCACCTCACCACCGGCTTTCTCTCAACAGCGGATCTGCTCCCCGTGCTCGCGGACACCGGTCACCCGGACGTGGCCTACCGGCTGCTGCGGCAGCGGACCTCCCCCTCCTGGCTGGGCATGCTCGACCGGGGCGCCACCACCATCTGGGAGGACTGGGACGGCGTCTCCGAGGACGGCAGCGCCACGGCCTCCCTCAACCACTACAGCAAGGGCGCGGTCATCCGCTTCCTGCACACCCACACCCTCGGCCTGCGTCAGGCCGCAGGCTCCGTCGCATGGGAGTCCTTCCTCGTCGCGCCCGTGCTCAACGACGCGATCACCTGGGCAGAGGGCACGTTCGACAGCCCGCAGGGGCGGATCGCCGTCGCCTGGCGCATCCAGGACGATCATCTGACCATCTCGGTCGACGTCCCCGGAGGCTCCCAGGCGCAGGTCAGGTTCCCGGATGGCACCACGTTCCACACCGGTCCCGGCCGCTTCTCCCGGCGACACCCCCTTTCCTGA
- a CDS encoding MFS transporter — MVEERPDSDALAVGAAASRPVTAGAHDVPRPEQTDIAAPPLQRISASYIALLMIASFGASIALMVPLTYGLAVRISDIAPGQEETLGYVTGTAQLVYLVLSPLIGMWSDRTRSRFGRRAPFLAMGALLGLAALVVVATAPTVPLIGLGWVFGMIGWSTAGGAIQNLQADRVPEEQRGRVSALTGLTTQIAPVIGIGIAYAVSSSMFLVFMVPGLIGTVMLVLLPILKAEGSSHDLVHSTHVSAKELFASFVFNPRKYPDFGWNWLGRFIFFMGLYFNTTFGTFFYAQRLDLPVREVAGVVASIGILGVVAASVGALAGGFLSDKLRRRKLFTFIGALLFVAGACVEAFASSLPPLIVGAVLMQLAIAVFAAVDQAIVFAVLPDRAQAGRYMAVVAFAQKIPSAIAPLIAPFIITIGAAGAEKNYTMLYLAGAVLALIGGLLILFKVKSVR; from the coding sequence GTGGTCGAAGAACGACCGGACAGTGACGCCCTCGCCGTGGGAGCCGCAGCATCCCGCCCGGTGACGGCGGGCGCCCACGACGTGCCCAGGCCTGAGCAGACGGACATCGCGGCGCCACCGCTGCAGCGCATCAGCGCGAGCTACATCGCGTTGCTGATGATCGCCAGTTTCGGGGCTTCGATCGCGCTCATGGTCCCGCTGACGTACGGGCTCGCCGTGCGCATCTCTGACATCGCGCCAGGGCAGGAAGAGACGCTGGGCTACGTCACCGGCACCGCACAGCTGGTCTATCTCGTGCTCAGCCCGCTGATCGGCATGTGGAGCGATCGCACCCGGTCGCGGTTCGGGCGGCGGGCGCCTTTCCTGGCCATGGGAGCGCTTCTCGGTCTGGCCGCGCTGGTCGTCGTCGCCACTGCGCCCACCGTTCCGCTGATCGGTCTGGGATGGGTGTTCGGGATGATCGGCTGGTCGACGGCGGGTGGAGCGATCCAGAACCTGCAGGCCGATCGTGTCCCTGAGGAGCAGCGCGGCCGGGTGTCGGCCCTGACCGGCCTCACGACGCAGATCGCCCCCGTGATCGGCATCGGCATCGCCTACGCCGTGTCATCGAGCATGTTCCTGGTGTTCATGGTGCCCGGACTCATCGGCACTGTCATGCTCGTCCTGCTTCCGATCCTCAAAGCCGAAGGCAGCTCGCACGATCTCGTGCACTCCACTCACGTCAGCGCGAAGGAGCTGTTCGCGAGCTTCGTCTTCAACCCCAGGAAGTATCCCGACTTCGGGTGGAACTGGCTCGGCCGCTTCATCTTCTTCATGGGTCTGTACTTCAACACGACTTTCGGCACGTTCTTCTACGCCCAGCGCCTCGACCTGCCCGTCAGGGAAGTCGCGGGGGTCGTGGCCTCCATCGGGATCCTGGGCGTTGTCGCGGCATCCGTGGGAGCACTGGCCGGCGGATTCCTGTCCGACAAGCTCCGCCGGCGCAAGCTGTTCACCTTCATCGGCGCGCTCCTGTTCGTCGCCGGCGCCTGCGTCGAGGCCTTCGCCTCTTCGTTGCCGCCGCTGATCGTGGGCGCGGTGCTGATGCAACTCGCCATCGCCGTGTTCGCCGCCGTCGACCAGGCGATCGTCTTCGCGGTTCTGCCCGACCGAGCTCAGGCAGGCCGCTACATGGCGGTGGTCGCGTTCGCCCAGAAGATCCCCAGTGCGATCGCCCCGCTCATCGCCCCGTTCATCATCACGATCGGCGCGGCCGGCGCGGAGAAGAACTACACCATGCTTTACCTTGCCGGGGCCGTGCTCGCTCTGATCGGCGGCCTGCTCATCCTGTTCAAGGTCAAGTCCGTCCGGTAG
- a CDS encoding TetR/AcrR family transcriptional regulator — translation MTAPEQGKEPARRRRGPNASTPARRAQIVRAALESFAQHGYERASLRDIAARAGVTHAALLRHFSGKDELLLAALAQREEDEEKLAEQIIQSGLAGGSVLSAVLRDEFKDPDYQRNWMALAIAATDPAHPAHEFFASRRERMRTRFNSSPLPTSRDSAYLSADEKVTLVLAMVDGLRIQSLLDPSRETLRLLEVFMTLVVTPDASPGTTPHS, via the coding sequence GTGACCGCTCCTGAACAGGGCAAGGAACCCGCAAGACGCCGTCGGGGCCCGAACGCCTCCACCCCGGCCCGGCGCGCGCAGATCGTCCGTGCCGCGCTGGAGAGTTTCGCTCAGCACGGTTACGAGCGGGCGTCATTGCGGGACATCGCTGCGCGGGCAGGCGTGACGCACGCGGCGTTGCTCCGCCACTTCTCCGGCAAGGACGAACTCCTCCTGGCCGCGCTGGCCCAGCGGGAAGAGGATGAGGAGAAACTGGCGGAGCAGATCATCCAGTCCGGTCTGGCCGGGGGGAGCGTCCTGAGCGCGGTGCTCCGCGACGAGTTCAAGGACCCCGACTACCAGCGCAACTGGATGGCGCTGGCCATCGCGGCAACCGACCCCGCGCATCCCGCGCACGAGTTCTTCGCCAGCAGGCGCGAGCGCATGCGAACACGCTTCAACAGCAGCCCGCTGCCCACCTCGCGAGACAGCGCGTACCTTTCCGCGGACGAGAAGGTCACTCTGGTGCTGGCCATGGTCGACGGCCTGCGCATCCAGTCCCTGCTCGATCCGTCTCGTGAAACCCTCAGGCTTCTCGAGGTCTTCATGACACTGGTCGTCACCCCTGACGCTTCTCCCGGCACTACCCCTCATTCCTAA
- a CDS encoding SDR family NAD(P)-dependent oxidoreductase, with translation MSTADVSGKSLAELVSLKGRRAVVTGGGRGLGKAIASRLAESGADLLIGDLDEELAATAAKQLAERHGVRAIGVAMDVTDAGAVATAADRVVAELGGLEVWVNNAGIFPAVPLLEMTEETWDQVFAVNARGTFVGAREAARRMSAAGKGGVIVNIVSTAGFRGSAPGLAAYVGSKHAARGLTRELALELAPLGIRVLEVAPSFVPTEGNMMMAAAAGVNLDDIPPTDLMLNSPIGRIGTPDDIARVALFCASDLSAFMTGSTLLADGGDTA, from the coding sequence ATGTCCACTGCCGATGTGTCGGGCAAGTCCCTGGCCGAGCTCGTTTCCCTGAAGGGGCGGCGTGCGGTCGTCACCGGAGGCGGTCGCGGGCTGGGCAAAGCGATCGCGTCGCGCCTGGCCGAGTCCGGCGCGGACCTGCTGATCGGCGACCTCGACGAAGAGCTGGCCGCGACCGCCGCCAAGCAGCTCGCCGAGCGCCACGGGGTGCGCGCGATCGGCGTCGCCATGGACGTCACCGATGCGGGGGCCGTGGCCACCGCGGCCGACCGCGTGGTCGCCGAACTCGGCGGCCTGGAGGTCTGGGTGAACAACGCCGGCATTTTCCCGGCCGTACCCCTGCTGGAGATGACCGAGGAAACGTGGGACCAGGTGTTCGCTGTGAACGCGCGGGGCACGTTCGTCGGTGCGCGCGAGGCGGCGCGGCGCATGTCAGCCGCGGGCAAGGGCGGTGTCATCGTGAACATCGTCTCGACCGCCGGCTTCCGCGGCAGCGCGCCGGGCCTGGCCGCCTACGTCGGCTCCAAGCACGCCGCCCGCGGCCTCACGCGCGAGCTCGCCCTCGAACTGGCTCCGCTGGGCATCCGCGTGCTGGAGGTCGCGCCGAGCTTCGTCCCCACGGAGGGCAACATGATGATGGCCGCGGCCGCAGGCGTGAACCTCGACGACATCCCGCCGACCGACCTCATGTTGAACAGCCCGATCGGCCGGATCGGCACCCCGGACGACATCGCGCGCGTCGCCCTGTTCTGCGCCTCGGACCTGTCGGCCTTCATGACCGGCAGCACCCTGCTCGCCGACGGCGGCGACACCGCCTGA
- the uidA gene encoding beta-glucuronidase: MLRPRSTPTRELVNLDGLWRFALDGGPGPLDTTLEAAVPASYNDLFTDSAIRDHVGWAWYQRQVRVPRGWAGEHVVLRVDAATHRGRVYVDNVLVAEHTGGYTPFDADITEHVRAGQEFRLTIGVNNELTDTTIPPGTITVTADGRRRQTYLHDFYNYAGLARSVWLCSRPPVHVEDITIVTALDERTGTVEYAIQTSAPAPVRVRALDATGTEVATADSAYGTLRIDDVTPWRPGAAYLYDLLVEVLDGDQVIDSYTQPFGVRTVEVRGTQFLINGEPFYFTGFGKHEDTPVRGKGHDNAYLVHDFQLMDWIGANSFRTSHYPYAEEVMEFADRHGIVVIDETAAVGLNLAVASGLTGAPPRPTFSPETFGEATREAHAQAIRELIARDKNHPSVVMWCIANEPSSNEEGAREYFEPLVELTHKLDPTRPVSYAAVIFATHENDRIADLFDVLCINRYYGWYVATGDLATAETYLEHDLRGWAGKYGKPIMMSEYGADTMPGLHSVWDTPWTEEYQQAYLEMNHRVFDRIEAFIGEHVWNFADFQTSHGIHRVDGNKKGVFTRDRRPKAAAHALRARWKPLAGRKPSRTE; the protein is encoded by the coding sequence ATGCTGCGACCGCGTTCCACCCCCACCCGCGAGCTGGTGAACCTCGACGGCCTGTGGCGCTTCGCCCTCGACGGCGGCCCCGGCCCGCTGGACACCACGCTGGAGGCGGCGGTCCCGGCCAGCTACAACGACCTGTTCACCGACAGCGCGATCCGCGACCACGTGGGCTGGGCCTGGTACCAGCGCCAGGTGCGGGTGCCGCGCGGCTGGGCCGGCGAGCACGTCGTCCTGCGCGTCGACGCCGCCACCCACCGCGGCCGCGTCTACGTGGACAACGTCCTCGTCGCCGAGCACACCGGCGGCTACACGCCGTTCGACGCCGACATCACCGAGCACGTGCGCGCCGGGCAGGAGTTCCGCCTCACCATCGGCGTCAACAACGAACTGACCGACACGACGATCCCGCCCGGCACGATCACCGTCACCGCCGACGGGCGGCGCCGGCAGACGTACCTGCACGACTTCTACAACTACGCGGGCCTGGCCCGCTCGGTGTGGCTCTGCAGCCGCCCGCCCGTGCACGTCGAGGACATCACGATCGTGACCGCCCTCGACGAAAGAACCGGCACGGTCGAGTATGCGATCCAGACCAGCGCACCCGCCCCGGTCCGGGTGCGAGCGCTCGACGCCACCGGCACGGAGGTCGCGACGGCGGACAGTGCGTACGGCACCCTGCGCATCGACGACGTGACGCCGTGGCGGCCGGGCGCGGCCTACCTCTACGACCTGCTCGTCGAAGTGCTCGACGGCGACCAGGTGATCGACAGCTACACCCAGCCGTTCGGCGTACGGACCGTGGAGGTGCGCGGCACGCAGTTCCTCATCAACGGCGAGCCGTTCTACTTCACCGGCTTCGGCAAGCACGAGGACACGCCCGTACGCGGCAAAGGTCATGACAACGCCTACCTCGTCCACGACTTCCAGCTCATGGACTGGATCGGCGCCAACTCCTTCCGCACCTCGCACTACCCCTACGCCGAAGAGGTGATGGAGTTCGCCGACCGGCACGGCATCGTCGTCATCGACGAGACCGCCGCCGTCGGCCTCAACCTCGCCGTCGCCTCCGGCCTCACCGGCGCTCCGCCCCGGCCCACCTTCTCACCGGAGACCTTCGGCGAGGCCACCCGCGAGGCGCACGCCCAGGCGATCCGCGAGCTGATCGCCCGGGACAAGAACCACCCCAGCGTCGTCATGTGGTGCATCGCCAACGAGCCGTCCTCCAACGAGGAGGGCGCACGCGAGTACTTCGAGCCGCTGGTGGAGCTCACCCACAAGCTCGACCCCACCCGCCCGGTGAGCTACGCGGCCGTGATCTTCGCCACGCATGAGAACGACCGCATCGCCGACCTCTTCGACGTCCTGTGCATCAACCGCTACTACGGCTGGTACGTCGCCACCGGCGACCTCGCCACCGCCGAGACCTACCTGGAGCACGACCTGCGCGGCTGGGCCGGCAAGTACGGCAAGCCGATCATGATGAGCGAGTACGGCGCCGACACCATGCCCGGCCTGCACTCGGTGTGGGACACCCCGTGGACCGAGGAATACCAGCAGGCCTACCTCGAGATGAACCACCGCGTCTTCGACCGCATCGAGGCGTTCATCGGCGAGCACGTGTGGAACTTCGCCGACTTCCAGACCTCCCACGGCATCCACCGCGTCGACGGCAACAAAAAGGGCGTGTTCACCCGCGACCGCAGACCCAAAGCCGCCGCCCACGCGCTGCGGGCACGCTGGAAGCCGCTCGCCGGCCGCAAACCGTCGCGCACGGAGTAG
- a CDS encoding family 1 glycosylhydrolase: MPQLPSRFLWGAATAPHQIEGNNVNSDWWALEQQMPGMQRSGDAVDSYHRYAEDMRLLAEAGLNAYRFGIEWARIEPVPGAFSRAELAHYRRMIDTALDLGLTPVVTLHHFTNPRWFAETGGWLGNQAIERFEAYVREAASILDGVEWVCTLNEPNMLALMIGMARDAQTQRSPEEWMSPTVEGAARPVLPDPDPKIGARLAEAHDAARAVLKQHTGAAVGWTVACQSLTATPGNEDKLREVRYVREDLYLEAARGDDFIGVQSYSSQAVDENGVVPHPQHPDNTMTGNAYRPDALGIAVRHAWETTGRTPILITENGIATPDDTRRIAYTSEALGHLSAAMNDGIDVRGYLHWTALDNFEWGHWEPTFGLIAVDRTTFERHPKPSLAWLGEVARRGEI, translated from the coding sequence ATGCCCCAGCTCCCCTCCAGGTTCCTCTGGGGTGCGGCCACAGCGCCGCACCAGATCGAAGGCAACAACGTCAACAGCGACTGGTGGGCTCTCGAACAGCAGATGCCCGGCATGCAGCGCAGCGGCGACGCGGTCGACAGCTATCACCGCTACGCCGAGGACATGCGCCTGCTGGCCGAGGCCGGGCTCAACGCCTACCGCTTCGGCATCGAATGGGCCCGCATCGAGCCGGTTCCCGGGGCGTTCTCCCGAGCCGAGCTCGCCCACTACCGCAGGATGATCGACACCGCCTTGGACCTGGGTCTCACCCCAGTCGTCACCCTGCACCACTTCACGAACCCGCGGTGGTTCGCCGAGACCGGCGGATGGCTGGGCAACCAGGCGATCGAGCGCTTCGAGGCCTACGTCCGGGAGGCCGCGAGCATTCTCGACGGCGTCGAATGGGTGTGCACGCTCAACGAGCCCAACATGCTCGCCCTCATGATCGGGATGGCCCGGGACGCACAGACCCAGCGGTCCCCCGAGGAGTGGATGAGCCCCACCGTCGAAGGCGCCGCACGACCCGTGCTGCCCGACCCCGACCCCAAGATCGGCGCGCGGCTGGCCGAGGCGCACGACGCGGCCCGCGCGGTCCTGAAGCAGCACACCGGGGCGGCCGTCGGCTGGACGGTGGCCTGCCAGTCGCTCACCGCGACCCCCGGCAACGAGGACAAGCTGCGCGAGGTGCGCTACGTCCGCGAGGACCTCTACCTGGAGGCGGCCCGCGGTGACGACTTCATCGGCGTGCAGTCCTACTCCAGCCAGGCCGTCGACGAGAACGGCGTCGTCCCGCACCCGCAGCACCCGGACAACACGATGACCGGCAACGCCTACCGGCCCGACGCGCTCGGCATCGCGGTCCGGCACGCCTGGGAGACGACCGGCCGCACCCCGATCCTCATCACCGAGAACGGCATCGCCACTCCCGACGACACGCGGCGGATCGCCTACACCTCCGAGGCCCTCGGCCACCTGTCCGCCGCGATGAACGACGGCATCGACGTCCGGGGCTACCTCCACTGGACCGCTCTGGACAACTTCGAGTGGGGCCACTGGGAGCCGACCTTCGGTCTCATCGCCGTCGACCGCACCACGTTCGAGCGGCACCCCAAGCCGAGCCTGGCCTGGCTGGGCGAGGTCGCCCGCCGCGGGGAGATCTGA
- a CDS encoding TetR/AcrR family transcriptional regulator gives MAASGNRGPYAKTAAVRRRVLEACVDAFGETGFYGATMKDIAKRAGISHTGLLHHFPRKEDLLLGVLELRDERGTEFLESAKVLDPAADPIETLKGMIAVIVDNELQPGLMELHCVVSGEATSPDHPAHAYYAERYRNLRRFYADTFTALVERNGLRPTIDPETLATMTISLINGLQAQWLFDRDSVKVESAIRQFLLSVIPGLPHEAFS, from the coding sequence ATGGCGGCATCCGGCAACCGCGGCCCGTACGCGAAGACGGCGGCGGTGCGGCGGCGCGTCCTCGAGGCCTGCGTGGACGCCTTCGGCGAAACCGGCTTCTACGGCGCGACCATGAAGGACATCGCCAAGCGCGCGGGCATCAGCCACACCGGGCTGCTGCACCATTTCCCGCGGAAGGAGGACCTGCTCCTCGGGGTGCTGGAGCTGCGCGACGAACGCGGTACCGAGTTCCTGGAATCGGCCAAGGTGCTGGACCCCGCGGCCGATCCCATCGAGACGCTCAAGGGCATGATCGCCGTCATCGTCGACAACGAACTGCAGCCTGGGCTCATGGAGCTGCACTGCGTCGTGTCAGGCGAGGCCACCTCTCCCGATCACCCCGCGCACGCCTACTATGCCGAGCGCTACCGCAATCTCCGCCGCTTCTACGCCGACACCTTCACCGCGCTCGTCGAGCGCAACGGACTGCGCCCGACGATCGACCCCGAGACGCTGGCCACCATGACCATCTCCCTCATCAACGGCCTGCAGGCCCAGTGGCTCTTCGACCGCGACTCCGTCAAGGTCGAGTCCGCGATCCGCCAGTTCCTCCTCTCGGTCATCCCGGGGCTGCCACACGAGGCCTTCTCGTAG